From a region of the Impatiens glandulifera chromosome 4, dImpGla2.1, whole genome shotgun sequence genome:
- the LOC124935541 gene encoding uncharacterized mitochondrial protein AtMg00810-like: MVVVLLYVDAIILTGSNYDEVARLQDELSLRFEIKKLGELGTFLINYAKKLVEKFGMTDGKKSYTPLDVNPRLSRDEGTCLPDPRLYRALVGSLIYLTITRSDIAYAVGVILVYSTKKMQNSSCKDIQMLTLLEIETIEGPHMGLFFFVKILAYLGVADNKDRYPYLQQKQNTKYQLTQHRSAYGFVDSGRILMSSLISRFLSIEII; this comes from the exons ATGGTGGTGGTGCTTCTTTATGTGGATGCCATAATCTTGACGGGCAGTAACTATGATGAGGTTGCTCGTCTACAAGATGAGCTCTCGCTTCGTTTTGAGATAAAGAAGCTTGGTGAACTTGGAACTTTCTTG ATCAACTACGCAAAGAAGTTGGTAGAAAAATTTGGTATGACTGATGGAAAAAAGAGCTATACTCCTCTCGACGTAAATCCTAGACTTAGTCGAGACGAAGGAACATGTCTACCAGATCCTCGTCTTTATCGTGCTCTTGTGGGAAGTTTGATTTATCTGACTATAACAAGGTCTGACATTGCTTATGCAGTTGGAGTG ATATTGGTCTACTCTACGAAAAAGATGCAAAATTCGTCTTGCAAGGATATACAGATGCTGACTTTGCTGGAGATCGAGACGATCGAAGGTCCACATAtgggtttgtttttctttgtgaAAATACTAGCATATCTTGGAGTAGCAGATAACAAGGATCGATATCCTTATCTACAACAGAAGCAGAATACAAAGTATCAGCTCACGCAGCACAGGAGTGCATATGGCTTCGTAGACTCTGGGAGAATTTTAATGTCAAGTTTGATCAGCCGGTTCCTATCCATAGAGATAATTTGA